In the genome of Candidatus Dormiibacterota bacterium, the window CCGTAAATGAGCACGTTGGTCCGCAACGCCGCGTTCGCGCCGCGCGGAACGTACGCGACGCCGCGTAACGCCAGCGGAATCAACGCGATGATGATCAGCGCGTTGAAGATTACGGCCGAAAGGATCGCGCTTTGCGGTGTCGAGAGCCGCATCACGTTGAGTTGTTGCATCGCGGGGTATGCGCCGATGAATATCGCCGGGAGAATCGCGAAGTACTTCGCGACGTCGTTCGCGATCGAAAAGGTCGTGAGGGCGCCTCGCGTCATCAGCAGTTGCTTGCCGATCTCAACGACCTCGATCAATTTCGTCGGGTCGGAATCCAAGTCGACCATATTGGCCGCTTCTTTAGCGGCCTGCGTGCCGGAGTTCATCGCGACGCCGACATCGGCTTGGGCCAGAGCGGGGGCGTCGTTGGTTCCGTCGCCCGTCATCGCGACCAAGCGCCCGCTGAACTGCTCCCGTTTGATCAACTCCATCTTGGTTTCAGGCGTAGCCTCGGCGAGAAAATCGTCGACGCCGGCCTCCTTCGCGATGGCCGCCGCGGTTAAGGGATTGTCGCCCGTAATCATCACCGTACGGATGCCCATCGCGCGAAGCCGATCGAAGCGTTCCTTCATGTTCGGCTTGAGGATGTCTTTGAGATGGATGACGCCCAAGACGCAGTCGTCGTGCGCAACCAACAGCGGCGTCCCACCACTACGCGCGATGCGTTCGACATCGGAGGAAAGGCCGGCGTGCCCGCTGCCGCCGGATTGCGCTACCCACGCCATAATCGAATCCGGCGCGCCCTTACGCAACCTCCCGCCATCGGAAAGGTCGACGCCGCTCATGCGCGTGTATGCGCTAAACGGAACGAAGGCGCCGTCGGTAGCTGCCGGCGGCTGGAGACCATTCTGTAGCGCTAGCGCCACGATGGAACGGCCCTCCGGCGTCTCGTCGGCGAGCGATGTTAGGTAAGCCACGCGCGTCGCTTCTTCTATCGTGACGCCTTCGGCTGCGACGATCGCGACCGCCTGGCGATTACCCAGCGTGATGGTTCCGGTCTTGTCGAGCAGGAGCGTGTCGACATCGCCCGCCGCCTCAACCGCTCGTCCGCTCATCGCCAGGACGTTGCGTTGCATCACCCGATCCATACCGGCGATACCGATGGCGGAGAGCAGCCCGCCAATCGTCGTTGGGATGAGACAGACCAGTAGCGCGATCAGCACCGTGACGCTCAGTCGCGCACCGGCATACACGGCAAATGGCGCTAACGTCGCTACAGCGACGACGAAGATGATCGTCAGGCCGGCGAGCAGAATCGAGAGCGCGATCTCGTTCGGCGTCTTCTGCCGCTTCGCGCCTTCGACCATCGCGATCATCCGATCCAGAAAGCTTTCGCCGGGGTTCGACGTGATGCGAATGTCGATGCTGTCGCTCAACACGCGCGTTCCGCCCGTGACGGCGCTGCGATCGCCGCCGGCTTCGCGAATAACGGGCGCCGATTCTCCCGTAATCGCCGATTCGTCGACCGTTGCTGCGCCCTTGATCACCTCGCCGTCTCCGGGAATCATCTCCCCGGTTTGCACGCGCACCACATCGCCTCGGCGCAGCGCGCTTGAGATCACCGCTTCGAGCACATCGCCAATCACGCGATTGGCCGTTGTCTGCGTCTTGGTGCGCCGTAGCGCATCGGCTTGCGCTTTACCCCGCCCTTCGGCCACAGCTTCGGCGAAATTCGCGAAGAGCACGGTGAACCACAGCCACGCGGAGATCACCGCATCGAAGGCCGCGGGGCCGCCGCTGGTCGCATCGCGAAGGGCAAAGACGACGGTTGCAAGCGCGCCGACTTCGACCACGAACATCACGGGATTGCGCGCTTGCCAGCGCGGGTCAAGCTTCTTGAACGACTCCGCGATGGCAGGGCCGATAATGGCACGCTCGAAGAGCGGGCGGTCCTGTGCGCGGCGTGCGGCTCGACGTGAGGAAATCATGGACTAGAACGTCTTTCCTTGCAAAAGCAGCAAATGTTCGACCACCGGGCCGAGGGCATCGGCCGGTAGAAACGTCAGGGCGCCGACGATGACGATGACGCCTATGAGAAGCACGACGAAAACCGGCGAATAGGTCGTGAACGTTCCCACGCCCTCCGGTACGCGCTGCTTACCGGCTAGCGACCCGGCCAGAGCTAACGCAGGAATCGCGACCAAGAATCGCCCGAAGAGCATGACCACACCGGTGAGAACGTTATAATATGTGTTACTTCCCAGGCCACCGAATGCGCTACCGTTATTTGCATTCGTCGAACTGAACGCATAGAGGATCTCCGCAAATCCGTGCGGGCCCGAATTATTCAGCGTCGTTAAGCCAGCGGGTAAAAGCACCGAGATAGCGGTTGGGATCAGCACGAAGAAGGGGGTCACCATGATCGCGAGGATCGCAAACTGCACTTCGCGCCGCTCGATCTTCTTGCCCAAGAACTCCGGCGTTCGTCCGACCATCAATCCGGCAATGAACACGGTGAGGACGACAAAGACGATCATGCCGTAGAAGCCCGAGCCCACGCCGCCGAAGATGATCTCACCCAGTTGCATGTTCACGAGCGGCACCAAACCGCCGAGGGGCATGAACGAATCGTGCATCGCATTGACCGCGCCGCATGACGTATCGGTCGTTACCGTCGCGAACAGCGCCGAGGCCCCAATGCCGAATCGGCACTCCTTGCCCTCCATGTTTCCACCGGCCACACCGAGCTGATGGATGAGGGGATTACCCGCAGCTTCGGCTCCGTACGCGACGCCGAATCCCACGACGAGCAGAACGGTCATGGCGCCGAGAATCGCCCATCCCTGCCGTGTATCGCGCACCATGCGGCCGTAGGTATAGGTTAGGCCAGCACCGATCCACAGGATCAGAAACATTTGGAACCAGTCGCTAAACGGCGTCGGATTCTCGTTCGGGGATGCGGAGTTCGCGCCCACAAAGCCGCCGCCGTTCGTCCCGAGCTCTTTGATGACTTCTTGCGAAGCCATCGGGCCGCCGGTGATGCTCTGCGAGATGCCTTCGGGCGTGACGATCGTTTGATATGCGTGGAAGTTCTGCGGGACGCCCTGCATGACGAAGATCAACCCGCCCGCGATGCATAGCGGAAGTAATAGGTACAGCGATGCCCGTGTAAGATCGACCCAGAAGTTCCCCAGTGCCTTTCCGCTCGTTCCCGCGAGGCCCCGAATGACCGCAATCGCAATGGCGATGCCCGCAGCCGCGGAAACGAAGTTGTGCCATCCGAGCCCCGCCATCTGCGTGAGATAGCTGAGCGAACTCTCGCCGGAATAGAACTGCCAATTCGTGTTGGTCAT includes:
- the kdpB gene encoding potassium-transporting ATPase subunit KdpB, producing the protein MISSRRAARRAQDRPLFERAIIGPAIAESFKKLDPRWQARNPVMFVVEVGALATVVFALRDATSGGPAAFDAVISAWLWFTVLFANFAEAVAEGRGKAQADALRRTKTQTTANRVIGDVLEAVISSALRRGDVVRVQTGEMIPGDGEVIKGAATVDESAITGESAPVIREAGGDRSAVTGGTRVLSDSIDIRITSNPGESFLDRMIAMVEGAKRQKTPNEIALSILLAGLTIIFVVAVATLAPFAVYAGARLSVTVLIALLVCLIPTTIGGLLSAIGIAGMDRVMQRNVLAMSGRAVEAAGDVDTLLLDKTGTITLGNRQAVAIVAAEGVTIEEATRVAYLTSLADETPEGRSIVALALQNGLQPPAATDGAFVPFSAYTRMSGVDLSDGGRLRKGAPDSIMAWVAQSGGSGHAGLSSDVERIARSGGTPLLVAHDDCVLGVIHLKDILKPNMKERFDRLRAMGIRTVMITGDNPLTAAAIAKEAGVDDFLAEATPETKMELIKREQFSGRLVAMTGDGTNDAPALAQADVGVAMNSGTQAAKEAANMVDLDSDPTKLIEVVEIGKQLLMTRGALTTFSIANDVAKYFAILPAIFIGAYPAMQQLNVMRLSTPQSAILSAVIFNALIIIALIPLALRGVAYVPRGANAALRTNVLIYGFGGILVPFVGIKLIDMLLALLHLT
- the kdpA gene encoding potassium-transporting ATPase subunit KdpA; the encoded protein is MTATGWAQAILLLIAVLGLAKPLGLYMAKIFGGERTLLTPVVEPVERAIYRICGIDASREMTWSGYVYALLAFSFVSVAYLYVLLRTQAWLPFNPQHFGNMAPDLAFNTAISFMTNTNWQFYSGESSLSYLTQMAGLGWHNFVSAAAGIAIAIAVIRGLAGTSGKALGNFWVDLTRASLYLLLPLCIAGGLIFVMQGVPQNFHAYQTIVTPEGISQSITGGPMASQEVIKELGTNGGGFVGANSASPNENPTPFSDWFQMFLILWIGAGLTYTYGRMVRDTRQGWAILGAMTVLLVVGFGVAYGAEAAGNPLIHQLGVAGGNMEGKECRFGIGASALFATVTTDTSCGAVNAMHDSFMPLGGLVPLVNMQLGEIIFGGVGSGFYGMIVFVVLTVFIAGLMVGRTPEFLGKKIERREVQFAILAIMVTPFFVLIPTAISVLLPAGLTTLNNSGPHGFAEILYAFSSTNANNGSAFGGLGSNTYYNVLTGVVMLFGRFLVAIPALALAGSLAGKQRVPEGVGTFTTYSPVFVVLLIGVIVIVGALTFLPADALGPVVEHLLLLQGKTF